A region of the Campylobacter subantarcticus LMG 24377 genome:
GCATCTTCAGCCATTTTAGCAGGAGTATAAATTTGTGGGATTTCATTAACAATATTTTTTGCAAAATCACACGCGTTAGAAAAAACTTGACCGTAGTTTATGCCTATGCAAGCTTCCTCTAGATTATATGTTTTATCATTAATTTCATCTTTTGTAATGAAGATATTTTCTAATTTACTTAAACTTGGTTCTTTTTTGTATTTGTTAAATTCATAAGCACCAAAAGTAAATCCTTGAATCATGGCATTGAAGCTATTTACTACACATTTTCCTATGACACTTTTTGTTTTTACACTTTGAATTTCAAGTTTTTTTAAAGCTTTATATGCATTTGCAAAAGCAAGTCTTATATCTTCATATTCTAAGCTTTTAAGTTCGCTATAAAGAATTTTATTTTGCATATCTATACAAATTCCTTCACCTTTATAGTTTGAAAGCTTGAAAAGTTCTTGACTTTGAGTGTATTTTTCTATTTTTTTATCTTGTGTTAAAATGATTTCAAAATCAGCATTTATAGAGCTGATATTTTCCTCTATAAAATTAAAAGTCATTTTCTAGTCCTTTTTGTAAGTATTGATTTTTCTATTTGTTTCATTCCAAAAAATAATGTTAGTAAGAAAGAAACTATAATAGGTATGGCAAAATACCAGTGATTTCCTGCCCATTCAACAGCTAGCCAAATTTCTTTACCGAAAAACCAAGCAAGTAAAATAGTTATCGCAGCCCAAGCCCAAGCGCTAATGAGATTGATAAAAGCAAATTTTCTTGCACTATAGCGTGTAAGTCCTATACTCATAGGAATGATAGTTCTAAAACCATACATATATCTTTGTATGAAAATAATAGGCCAACCAAAACGCTGTAAAAGTAAATGTGCTATGGCAAATTTACGCCTTTGGGTGCGAAGTTTTTTTTGAATGTATTTTTTATTATATCTTCCTATATAAAAGTATATTTGATCGCCTACAAAGCCACCTAAGCCCGCTATGAAAATAATAAGTCCTAAATTTACATGGCCTTCATGTGCAAAAATACCTGCTAAAATTAATGCAAGTTCTCCTTCAAGTATGCACCATAAAAATACAATAATATAAGCCCAATTTTTATAATCATACAAAAGTTGTTTTAAAAATTCTTCCATTTTATACCTCTAAAACACTATAAACAGAAGTTAATTTAGCTAATTCTTTAGCACCATCTAGATCTTTTAATTCTAGTAAAAAACAAGCTTCAATACACTTTGCATTGAGTTTTTCTATAAGTTTGACAGCAGCGATAGCTGTACCACCTGTAGCGATAAGATCATCTATAAGTAAAACATTTGCTTTTTGATTATTAAAAGCATCGATATGAATTTCTATAGTATCACTACCATATTCTAGACTATATGATTCTTGTATGCATTTTGATGGAAGTTTTCCAGGTTTTCTTATAGGCACAAAAGGAAGTTTTAGTCTAGCGCTTAAGGCGGCTCCAAAAATAAAACCTCTACTTTCTATACCAACGATATAATCAAGCTTTGTGCTTTGATATTTTTCAACTAAATGATCCATTAAAAATGCAAATGCTTCTTTGTTGTTTAATAAAGTAGTAATATCTCTAAAAATAATCCCTTCTTTTGGAAAATCCTTAATAGATCTGATACTATCTAGTAAATATTTTTTATCTTGCTCTTTTATCATAATAATGCCTCTATTTTTGCTTCTAGTTCTTTGATTCTCTGTCTTAATTTTTCATTTTCGATACGATATTGTGAATTTCTTGTTCTAAGAGAGGTTAGATCTGCTTTACTTTTATTTAATTCTTCGGTTAAAATATCTATATTTCCTAAACTTCTTTGAAGTTGCACTTGTAATTTTCTAATAACAATTTCAGTATCATCAAGGTTGTTTTTTATAAATTCTTTTGCCACTTTTTCTTTATGGAGTAGGGTTTTATAATAAAGTAGCATAATAGTCATATAAATACTAACACAAATTAATACAGTTAATACAAGCCAACTTAAGATCATAATCTTTCCTCTATTTTACTAATTCTTATGTGATGTCTTCCACCACTAAAAGAAGTGTTGATAAAAATTGATATGATTTCAAAAGTCATATCTATTCCAGTTAATCTAGCTCCCAAAGCTAAAACATTTGCATCGTTATGTTCTCTTGAAAGTTTAGCACTTAATGGTTCATTACATAAGGCACAACGTATATTCTTATGGCGATTTGCTGCTATGCTCATACCAATGCCTGAACCACATACTAAAATTCCAAAACTTTTTTCATTGATTTTAGAGCTTAATAAATGCGCATAATCAGGATAATCACAACGATCATCACTAAAAGGTCCTAAATCTTCAAAAACGATGTTTTTTTCTTGTAAAAATTTCGTGATTTCTTGCTTTAAAGTAAAACCAGCATGATCACTTGCAATATAAATTTTTTCTCTTAACATTTAGCATTCACTTTATCATTTTTTGGAATTTTAAAGTATTAATTTTATCATATTTAATTAAAATTTTTCTTTCTTATATATAATTATTTTTTTATATTTTCAAATATTTATTTGATATGATAACAATAATTATTTAAGGTAAAAAATGAAGCTTATATTGATTGGTTCTTCAACAGGCGGCCCAAGCCAACTAAAGTTTTTACTAAATGATGTAGAATTGAAAGATTGTGCATTGGTGATCGCTCAGCATATGAATCCAGCTTTTATTCCTTCTTTTGTAAATCAGTTTAACAAAGAAGCATTGAGCGAGGTGATTATACCAAGTGATAAGGAAGTTTTGA
Encoded here:
- the rpiB gene encoding ribose 5-phosphate isomerase B, whose translation is MLREKIYIASDHAGFTLKQEITKFLQEKNIVFEDLGPFSDDRCDYPDYAHLLSSKINEKSFGILVCGSGIGMSIAANRHKNIRCALCNEPLSAKLSREHNDANVLALGARLTGIDMTFEIISIFINTSFSGGRHHIRISKIEERL
- the apt gene encoding adenine phosphoribosyltransferase, translating into MIMIKEQDKKYLLDSIRSIKDFPKEGIIFRDITTLLNNKEAFAFLMDHLVEKYQSTKLDYIVGIESRGFIFGAALSARLKLPFVPIRKPGKLPSKCIQESYSLEYGSDTIEIHIDAFNNQKANVLLIDDLIATGGTAIAAVKLIEKLNAKCIEACFLLELKDLDGAKELAKLTSVYSVLEV
- a CDS encoding DedA family protein, encoding MEEFLKQLLYDYKNWAYIIVFLWCILEGELALILAGIFAHEGHVNLGLIIFIAGLGGFVGDQIYFYIGRYNKKYIQKKLRTQRRKFAIAHLLLQRFGWPIIFIQRYMYGFRTIIPMSIGLTRYSARKFAFINLISAWAWAAITILLAWFFGKEIWLAVEWAGNHWYFAIPIIVSFLLTLFFGMKQIEKSILTKRTRK